From Acropora muricata isolate sample 2 chromosome 14, ASM3666990v1, whole genome shotgun sequence, one genomic window encodes:
- the LOC136897605 gene encoding inactive tyrosine-protein kinase transmembrane receptor ROR1-like: MDLRSFNRLCWAFSLCVLCGCSLLGLRNKRSADSSSSRSSNHTQFCADCKAPVFEKPINNETVREGDRATFKCSIVGTPPPDVTWYRKGKPILHKDGSYMLAKRSWGSRLRIRAVTMNDAGAYLCVANNSEGTVSMQGFLVIATSMQPSPNTKPTPDSTPLLTSQTSVKSETTFTRLSTGPSEMKQTNSPGPDDIETHKNPITRDTSDLVIPTPAPLPNNGSCMKYNGTVCSKMLRGALVFIRSYEKIENIEKKVKDAYIDIQKFKKVSQRCRPYVKPLLCHYQFPSCDTTSSEPKGRQICFEDCEFVRTKICAKEAKIAQTQKLEIVLFPVCASLPRRGTEKGKNCINLEIKAAPVTNHVKTPIRKASSVTGCFTNNGEDFHANVSVTEKGYVCQAWNSTKPHYHILSPEDHPEIGGGHNFCRNPGGQKRQPWCFTTDESAKFDYCDIPRCEDPPPVQVVSILYTVIPCLVFALLFSSVIIFVCWRCNKQIMYQSVQSAGTPLVPVVGKPVVRREMVRFIKDLGEGEFGKLYGGEVVEKVDNLQAIRPIIAKVLRRRTSAICRESFLTHAEIWSKFSHSNVITIIGVCDDAPTTCILYECADYLTLYDYLVDNSPLESPVDDEDDSGNLTYHEQLSIGIQVAAGMNYLSQQNFIHGDLAARNCVVGPRMTIKITDVALTRNPFSGDYLRSANRPPMPVRWMAPEGVLNFRFTVETDIWSFGVLLWEIFTFGSIPHEGYTDKEVTDCIREHVLLPCPSDCPNSVFVLMKECWDILPPSRPRFSTIYSHLCELRCNTNEIEPSLELNLSGESLHVEV, encoded by the exons CACCAGTGTTTGAAAAGCCCATAAACAATGAAACTGTCAGGGAGGGTGATAGGGCAACATTTAAGTGCTCTATAGTTGGAACTCCACCTCCAGATGTCACGTGGTATAGGAAAGGAAAACCAATCCTCCATAAAGATGGATCATATATGCTTGCTAAGAG GAGTTGGGGTAGTAGATTGAGAATTCGGGCTGTGACCATGAACGACGCAGGGGCTTATCTTTGTGTGGCAAACAATTCAGAAGGAACAGTAAGCATGCAAGGTTTTCTGGTTATTG CAACCTCAATGCAACCCTCGCCAAACACCAAGCCAACACCTG atTCCACACCCCTTTTAACCTCGCAGACCTCTGTGAAGTCAGAAACAACTTTCACAAGACTAAGTACAG GTCCTTCTGAGATGAAGCAGACAAATTCCCCAGGACCAGATGACATTGAAACGCACAAGAATCCAATCACAAGAGATACGAGTGATCT CGTTATCCCAACACCAGCTCCTCTCCCGAACAACGGCAGTTGCATGAAATACAATGGCACAGTTTGCAGTAAGATGTTGCGAGGAGCGCTGGTGTTCATACGCAGttatgaaaaaattgaaaacatcgaGAAAAAAGTGAAGGATGCATACATCGatattcaaaaattcaaaaaagtgAGCCAGCGTTGCCGTCCCTACGTGAAACCGCTGCTTTGTCATTACCAGTTCCCCAGCTGTGACACGACCTCTTCGGAACCGAAGGGGCGACAAATTTGCTTCGAAGATTGCGAGTTCGTGCGTACGAAGATTTGCGCCAAGGAAGCCAAGATCGCCCAGACCCAAAAACTCGAAATCGTATTGTTTCCGGTGTGTGCGTCTCTTCCCCGGAGGGGAACCGAAAAGGGAAAGAATTGTATAAACCTCGAAATTAAAGCAGCCCCGGTAACTAACCACGTCAAGACTCCCATCAGAAAAG CTTCGTCAGTAACCGGCTGCTTCACAAACAACGGAGAAGATTTCCACGCCAACGTTAGCGTCACAGAAAAAGGCTACGTCTGCCAAGCATGGAATTCCACCAAACCTCATTATCACATCCTGTCACCCGAAGATCACCCAGAGATCGGTGGCGGACATAACTTTTGTCGAAATCCCGGCGGGCAGAAAAGACAACCTTGGTGCTTTACAACAGACGAATCAGCAAAATTTGACTATTGCGATATTCCGCGATGTG AGGATCCTCCACCAGTTCAAGTTGTCAGTATTCTATACACAGTAATTCCGTGTCTGGTCTTCGCGCTCTTATTTTCCTCCGTGATTATCTTCGTCTGTTGGAGATGTAACAAACAAATCATGTACCAGTCTGTACAGTCCGCGGGAACTCCGCTTGTGCCTGTGGTTGGTAAGCCTGTG gtgCGACGCGAGATGGTTAGATTCATTAAAGACTTGGGCGAAGGAGAATTTGGCAAACTCTACGGAGGTGAAGTAGTCGAGAAGGTGGACAACTTGCAAGCAATACGACCAATTATTGCCAAAGTCCTCCGAAGGAGAACGTCTGCTATCTGCCGTGAAAGTTTCCTGACACACGCGGAGATTTGGTCCAAATTTAGCCACTCGAACGTCATCACTATCATCGGGGTGTGTGACGATGCTCCGACCACGTGTATTTTATACGAATGCGCCGATTACCTGACGTTGTACGACTACCTGGTCGATAACTCACCTCTAGAGAGTCCCGTAGATGACGAGGATGATTCGGGCAATCTGACCTATCACGAACAATTGTCGATTGGCATTCAAGTTGCCGCGGGTATGAACTACCTCTCTCAGCAGAACTTCATCCATGGCGATTTGGCGGCGCGGAATTGTGTGGTAGGCCCCCGTATGACAATCAAAATCACAGACGTGGCTTTAACGCGGAACCCTTTCTCAGGTGACTATCTTAGGTCTGCTAACCGGCCTCCGATGCCCGTTCGCTGGATGGCCCCAGAAGGGGTCCTAAACTTTAGGTTCACGGTAGAAACTGATATATGGTCCTTCGGAGTCTTACTCTGGGAGATCTTTACGTTCGGTTCTATACCCCATGAGGGCTACACGGATAAAGAGGTCACGGATTGTATTAGGGAACACGTGTTGCTACCTTGCCCCAGCGACTGTCCGAATTCGGTGTTTGTGCTCATGAAAGAGTGCTGGGATATTTTGCCGCCAAGTAGGCCGCGTTTTAGTACAATTTATTCGCATCTCTGTGAGTTGCGATGCAACACGAACGAGATCGAACCATCGTTGGAACTCAATCTTTCCGGAGAGTCTTTACACGTGGAAGTTTAA